The Enterobacter oligotrophicus sequence CCAGCAAAGAGAAAGGCTCCAGTAACGGCAAAATGGTGATCGCCACCGTGAAGGGCGATGTGCACGACATCGGCAAGAACATCGTCGGCGTGGTGCTGCAGTGCAACAACTACGAGATTATCGACCTCGGCGTGATGGTTCCGGCGGATAAAATCCTCAAGACCGCACGCGAAGTGAACGCCGACCTGATTGGCCTCTCCGGGTTGATTACCCCGTCGCTGGACGAAATGGTTAACGTGGCGAAAGAGATGGAGCGTCAGGGCTTCACCATTCCGCTGCTGATTGGCGGGGCGACCACCTCGAAAGCGCACACGGCGGTAAAGATCGAGCAGAACTACAGCGGCCCGACGGTTTACGTGCAGAATGCTTCGCGCACCGTGGGCGTGGTCTCCGCGCTGCTTTCCGACACTCAGCGCGACGATTTTGTGGCGCGCACCCGCAAAGAGTACGAAACCGTTCGCATCCAGCATGGCCGTAAGAAACCGCGCACCCCGCCTGTTTCACTTCAGGCGGCGCGCGATAACGACCTGGCGTTTGACTGGTCGAGCTATACGCCGCCGGTTGCGCATCGTCTGGGTGTGCAGGACGTGACCGCCAGCATCGAAACGCTGCGCAACTACATCGACTGGACGCCGTTCTTTATGACCTGGTCGCTGGCGGGCAAATACCCGCGCATTCTCGAAGATGAGGTGGTGGGTGAAGAGGCGAAGCGCCTGTTTAAAGACGCCAACGACATGCTCGATAAGCTGAGTGCGGAGAAAGCCCTTAATCCGCGCGGCGTGGTGGGGCTGTTCCCGGCAAACCGCGTGGGCGACGACATCGAGATCTATCGCGATGAAACCCGCACCCACGTGCTGGCGGTGAGCCGCCATCTGCGCCAGCAAACCGAGAAAGTCGGCTTTGCTAACTACTGCCTGGCCGATTTCGTCGCACCAAAGTTGAGCGGTAAAGCCGACTATATCGGTGCATTCGCCGTGACCGGTGGTCTGGAAGAAGACGCGCTGGCAGATGCGTTCGACGCGCAGCACGACGATTACAACAAAATCATGGTGAAAGCGATTGCCGACCGCCTGGCGGAAGCCTTCGCAGAGTACCTGCACGAGCGCGTGCGTAAGGTACACTGGGGCTACGCGGCGAATGAAAACCTCAGCAATGAGGACTTGATCCGCGAAAACTACCAGGGCATTCGTCCGGCTCCGGGTTATCCGGCCTGTCCGGAACACACCGAGAAAGGCACTATCTGGAAACTGCTGGATGTCGAAGCGCATACAGGCATGAAGCTAACCGAGTCCTTTGCCATGTGGCCGGGCGCGTCCGTTTCCGGCTGGTACTTTAGCCATCCGGACAGCAAATACTTCGCCGTGGCGCAATTGCAGCGCGATCAGATTGAAGATTACGCCCTGCGCAAAGGTATGAGCGTCTCTGACGTTGAGCGCTGGTTAGCGCCTAACTTAGGTTACGACGCCGACTAACGTCACTTTTCCTTACAACAAACAGGGCACCTCCAGGGTGCCCTGTCTCTTTCTTACGTTTAAACCCTTATACTGAACCTAAGGAAAATGAATAACGATAAGGAGGAAAACCTTCCGTGCTGACCCTGTTACACCTGCTCTCCGCAGTGGCTCTGCTGGTATGGGGCACCCATATTGTCCGTACCGGCGTAATGCGCGTGTTTGGCGCACGTTTACGTACCGTTCTCAGCAGCAGCGTTGAGAAGAAGCCGCTCGCCTTCTGCGCGGGCATCGGCGTGACGGCGCTGGTACAAAGCAGCAACGCCACCACGATGCTCGTCACTTCGTTTGTGGCGCAGGATCTGGTCGCGCTCGCCCCGGCGCTGGTGATCGTGCTCGGCGCTGACGTCGGTACCGCGCTGATGGCGCGTATCCTGACCTTCGATCTTTCCTGGCTGTCGCCGCTGCTGATTTTTATCGGCGTCATCTTTTTCCTCGGCCGTAAGCAGAGCCGTGCGGGGCAGCTTGGCCGCGTGGGAATTGGCCTTGGATTGATTTTGCTGGCGCTGGAGTTGATTGTTCAGGCCGTCACACCGATTACGCAGGCTAACGGCGTGCAGGTCATCTTCGCCTCGCTGACTGGCGACATCATGCTGGATGCGCTGATTGGCGCGGTGTTTGCCATCGTTAGTTACTCCAGCCTTGCGGCTGTGTTGCTGACGGCGACGCTCACCGCCGCAGGGGCGATCTCCTTCCCGGTGGCACTGTGTCTGGTGATTGGTGCCAACCTCGGCTCCGGCCTGCTGGCGATGCTCAATAACAGCGCCGCCAACGCCGCTGCCCGCCGCGTGGCGCTCGGTAGCCTGCTGTTTAAACTGGTGGGTAGCCTTGTCATTCTGCCGTTCGTCCATCCACTGGCAAACCTGATGGACAGCCTGCCGTTGCCAAAAGCAGAACTGGTTATCTACTTCCACGTCTTCTATAACCTGATTCGTTGCCTGGCGATGGTCCCCTTTGCCGCGCCGATGGCCCGCTTCTGTGAGCGCCTTATCCGCGATGAACCTGAGCTGGACGCGCGCCTGAAACCGAAGCATCTGGACACTTCCGTGCTGGATACGCCCGCGCTGGCTATCGCCAATGCCGCGCGTGAGACGCTGCGCATGGGCGATGCGATGGAAACCATGCTGGAAGGGCTGCAAAAAGTGATGCACGGCGAGCCGCGCGAGGAGAAGGAGCTGCGCAGGCTGGCGGACGATATCAACGTGCTGTACACCGCCATTAAGCTCTATCTGGCGCGCATTCCGCAGGATGAACTGGCGGAGGAAGAGTCGCGTCGCTGGGCGGAAATTATCGAGATGTCACTCAACCTTGAGCAGGCTTCGGATATCGTTGAGCGTATGGGCAGCGAAATCGCCGATAAATCGCTGGCCGCGCGTCGGGCGTTTTCTGTCGAAGGGCTGAAAGAGCTGGAAGCGCTGCACGAACAACTGGTAAGCAACCTCAAGCTGGCGATGTCGGTCTTCTTCTCCAGCGATGTACCGAGCGCGCGCCGCCTGCGTCGTAACAAACATCGTTTCCGCATCCTTAACCGCCGCTACTCGCACGCCCACGTTGAGCGTCTGCATCAGCAGAACGTGCAGAGTATCGAAACCAGCTCCCTGCATCTGGGGCTGCTGGGGGATATGAAACGTCTTAACTCGTTGTTCTGCGCGGTGGCGTATAGCGTGATGGAACAGCCGGATGAAGATGACGAGCGGGATGAGTATTAATCTCCAGCGTGTTTGATTGATAGCCCAAAACCCAATGCTTTCATGACCGCCAGCGTGGTTTTAAGCGTTGGGTTTCCCTTGTCACTGAATGACCGATAAAGTTGCTCTCGTGATAAGCCGGTTTGCTGTGAAATGTTCGACATTCCTTTGGCTCGCGCGACAACGCCCAGGGCTTTAGCAATATACGCTGAGTCACCGGTTTCTAGCGCATCAGCTATAAATACAGCGATTTCCTCGTCATCAACCAGTGCTTCGGCGGGATCGTAGGGGGTTAATTTATTCATGTGCATCACTCCTGCAGTATGAATGTTTTGGCCAGCATTTTTGCCATTAGTATGTCTTTATTCTGGCTGCTTTTGTCACCGCCACTTAACAGCACGATGATACAATCACCTTGTTGTTTAAAATAGATTCTGTAGCCCGGACCAAAGTGAACCCTTAGTTCACTTATTCCTTCACCCACGGGTTTAACATCGCCCGTTAGGCCATTTGCCAGCCGAAAGAGCCGTGAAGCGATAATCGTCTTTGCTCGCCGATCTGTCAGGTTTTGCTCCCAGCATCGGAAGGACTCTGTCTGAACGATCTCCTTCATATTACTCCCTGTAATTTATAAACTACAAATAATTCTGTCTGGAGAGCAAATCTAAAAGGAGTGCGCACGCGGGTAAATGGCAGGCCGCAAAATCCTGAAAGCGTCTCGCAAACTAAAAAACCCGTCTCAGTTACCGTCGGCTAATCTTTTTTTCCGGCCTAAACCTAAGGTATATTTCGCCTCTACAGGAGAAACTATGCTGCCAACTCAATCAACCCGATTAAACAAATACATTAGCGAGAGCGGGATCTGCTCACGTCGCGAGGCTGACCGTTACATTGAACAAGGTAACGTGTTTCTTAACGGCAAACGCGCCACTATCGGCGACCAGGTTGTTCCTGGCGATGTGGTCAAAGTGAATGGT is a genomic window containing:
- a CDS encoding addiction module antidote protein, whose protein sequence is MNKLTPYDPAEALVDDEEIAVFIADALETGDSAYIAKALGVVARAKGMSNISQQTGLSREQLYRSFSDKGNPTLKTTLAVMKALGFGLSIKHAGD
- a CDS encoding Na/Pi cotransporter family protein, with product MLTLLHLLSAVALLVWGTHIVRTGVMRVFGARLRTVLSSSVEKKPLAFCAGIGVTALVQSSNATTMLVTSFVAQDLVALAPALVIVLGADVGTALMARILTFDLSWLSPLLIFIGVIFFLGRKQSRAGQLGRVGIGLGLILLALELIVQAVTPITQANGVQVIFASLTGDIMLDALIGAVFAIVSYSSLAAVLLTATLTAAGAISFPVALCLVIGANLGSGLLAMLNNSAANAAARRVALGSLLFKLVGSLVILPFVHPLANLMDSLPLPKAELVIYFHVFYNLIRCLAMVPFAAPMARFCERLIRDEPELDARLKPKHLDTSVLDTPALAIANAARETLRMGDAMETMLEGLQKVMHGEPREEKELRRLADDINVLYTAIKLYLARIPQDELAEEESRRWAEIIEMSLNLEQASDIVERMGSEIADKSLAARRAFSVEGLKELEALHEQLVSNLKLAMSVFFSSDVPSARRLRRNKHRFRILNRRYSHAHVERLHQQNVQSIETSSLHLGLLGDMKRLNSLFCAVAYSVMEQPDEDDERDEY
- a CDS encoding type II toxin-antitoxin system RelE/ParE family toxin — encoded protein: MKEIVQTESFRCWEQNLTDRRAKTIIASRLFRLANGLTGDVKPVGEGISELRVHFGPGYRIYFKQQGDCIIVLLSGGDKSSQNKDILMAKMLAKTFILQE